CTCTCTGGAAGCGTCAATTCTCACATGATACATGAGTAACACAAATCTTTGGACACACACGTTTCATGTGAATTGAAGTTTCAAGAGATGTATCAATATTGTCGGTGGGCTAGACTACCTTCATAATCCTCTTAGTCAATAAAAATGGTCATACATCATAACATCAACAGCTCTAATGTCTTGTTAAACGATAAATAAAAATCTATGACTTCTATCAGATAGATgcttataatatattatgctaaCTACATGCTCATAAACAACGATGTTCTCATTAGAATCATtactaaattaataaaataaactaTCAAACAAACGATTTTTGTCCTCGTTCACATATATCTTCTGAAGCATATCACCAAGTAAATAGAGGTactgcaaaaaaaaaataaaaaaaataataattcatcAACACTTCTAGAAAAACAAGTTACACGTATAAATTAGAGATTAGgcttggtaaaaataaaattaactgTATAAAATAATAAGATTCATAAAAAGCATAAAAAATTGAACAAAGACTAGAAAGATCatcaataataattgataatataattacaacaataataaatATGCTACAGAATCAACGAAATGATAAACAACAATCTGTTATGCATACCTGGCTAGGATAAGATAAGAGATCATGAACGCTCTTAGGGTTAGAGACAGAGACAGGCGGCCATTTCTTAAAGGGTGAAGCCACCCAAAGACACGGCGTTTGTAAAAGCTTTAGGGTTTGCTGTTTTATAATGGTCTTTGGTCCTTTAgtactgtttttttttttatcttggTCCTTGATACTGTTTCGTCCGTGAACTATTTGGTCCTTGAACTTAGAGGTAACTTCAGATGAGGTTATATTGTTTTTAAGTATTGCCCCAAGCTGGGCGATCTTTACTAGTTTAACCTCAAAGTGGTGGTTGAGTGGTAGGGTCCTTCGAGAATTTTCAAAGGAGACTCGGGTTCAATTCTCACCAGCATCACTTTGGGGccttgtctttcaaaaaaaaaaaaaaaaaaattattgttttTAAGTATTGAACTCTGTTCGGTTTACTTGCAAATTAGATCGCGGAGTAAGGGAAAATTCAGGAGAGGGTATTGTCTACGTACTCGAGAGTTAAAGgatgtttgattttgagtttgagCTTAATGTTGATAATATACAAACTCAAGTTTTGTTGGATTGGTTTCAACTTTATACAATTAATTGATTTTTTTAGCTAATACTCAAGTTTGCTCGATAACTGCTCTACATATGGCACTATACAAGTTTATTCTCGTGCCAATGTAATTATTAACGTAACAAACAATTTTGTGAATTGTTAGGATTTGTGTGTTTTTACATGCCCTGACGAGATACAATTTTTTTTCCGTCCAAGTCAGTATTTTTATCCGTCTAAAAAAGTTGTTAGTGTATATAAAATATTAGTATAATCATAGAAAATCATTGAACTCCTTATTttaacattattacttttattGTGAATCATATACTGTTATTAACACAAAAAATTCTCATTCAATGTTGTTTTAAACTAGTCCGGAgcagcccgcgcgatgcggcgggggctttcggtctGCATGTtcgtatttaacgtagcgttgtgtatgtaCAGAGAAGGAAACGACCAATGTGTTAAGACCGTTTAGATGTCGGTGTGGTTGGCGTTTTTAAAAAGGTATCCGTTTCGGGCGTAGTAAGTCTCGTTTTTtcgtaaaattattttaagtttaatggtGGTAGCGGTGAAAATTAATTCGTGATGAGTAGGAAGATAAGGCCCGTTGAACTTTACGTTGagttttgtttttttatttatttaaatttaaaattaaagttATGTTTTTAACCCCAGCAAAAGTTAACAAACAAAGATAGTAGAGGGGGTAAGTGAAAAAGTCTAGTGTGAATGGAAGGTGGTATACGGCAAACAAATGAAGGGGGATGACACCTTTTTTCAGGTGTTAtagtatatgtaaaatatatatatatatatatatatatatatatatatatatatatatatatatatatatatatatatatatatatatataagataatgTATATTGAGAGGCATTATTTTTCTGGTCCAGAAACGTTAGGCCCGGAAATACTTTTATCGTAAAACCTCCTTTTGCCAGAAATCAGATGGCCTCCTCTCCGTTGATAGTTTTAAGACTGGAACTCATAATAACGTCGGGACTTTCTGGTCCAGAAATGTTAGGCTCAGTGTTGATGTTATCTTCAAAGTTCCGCCTAACGCTGTGAACATTTTCTCTGGGAGTTTCATAACCGCTTTCGACATCGGGACTCAAAGGGTCGTATTGTTCTTCTGCAGCGCTAGAGATTGGTTGTATGTTAAGACGTCCTGACATCTTGTTCGAAAAGATTGATATTTTGTCCTCGCGGATGGTGCCAAATGATCAAACCAAATTCGACTTAAGTGCAAGTATGTGAAAAGTAAGCTAACCTTCAGAAGATGTTCCTACGGTTAGGAATGGTGAACTTGGGGTGTGTTGTGGTGTTTGTCTCTTGCCGAGCCTCCAAGGTGAGCTTGAAAAGAAGATTAGGGATAAGTGTGTATTAGCCTACAAATGACACTTCAAGCTAGTATTTATGGTGATACAATCCGCGGTTATGCCAATAACCGCCATGTTAGTAATTGCCCAATCAATAACCAACTATAGAATCTTTTGATCGCTCACAACCTACTCCATGATCTCCACGTCCTCCAATAATTTCAGACATGTACTAGCTCAGCACAACTTGGTCAATGACAATACACTACGCTTCCCGTAGCGTTAAATAGTCCCCATTCCCTATTTCCCTATATACATTAAATGACCAAAGTATCATTTTCTCTTGTGAATTTTGGATATTCAAAATTTAAACAAATAAAGATACTTTAgcgcttttcaaaaaaaataaaataaataaagatactttagTCATTTTAGTTGGGTGAGTAACCTAACCATCTTCGAGTAACCTGTAATTTTTTTATTGGGCTGAAAATGTGGGAAAAATATAACCAATTTGTTAGGTCACTGACTCGGTGTAAACCACATATATCATTCATGAAATTAACTTCAATCAAATAGTTCATGAATAATAATTACGAGCTATATATAAGTAGTGAAATTTTAACAAGGAGACAGAAAAAAACACTTTTTAATTGAGTATCAAAACCTCCACGCCAAATTATACTATAAGATAATAAGTCATGGGTCAGCAATAGATATTAGATATTAGACATTAAATCAATAACATCCTTCGTGTTTAAGTGGGGCACGTGCAAGTCACATAGACAGATTAACCAATCATTCTTAAAAGAACCATAAGTAGAGACCTAATTTCAATTTTCACCAGCCAGTTAATAATTACTCACTTTGTCTTCCTATTCATCGAGTTACACACCGATTCCGAAGAAACCCATTTGCCATTGATCCATTCCAAATGTCGCCTCAAATCAGATTGCTTAAACACAATTTCCTCATCTGTTGCCCTAAAGAACACCTCATATCTTTGCTTGCTTAAAACTTTAGAGATCACACCAACCCACCACCCATCGTTGTGCAATGCATCAACTTCTTCATACAGACGGAAATGAGCAACCGTTTCGTTTGGAGGACACGGACGAATGTGGGCCGTATCCACTTCTTCTGTCATAAAAGCTGTATCATCATCGTTCCTTAACGATTTATACTCGATTTTGAATTTCCCAAAGCTCAATTCTTCAATGACTGTTGCAGCAAACCAAGCACCTTGAAAACCATCTTCATCACTGCAGACTTCAACAGACGCCCCCTTTTGAATCTTTTCATTGTTTCCAACCTTAGACTCCATACAGTTGGATGGCTGCAGCAAATTAACATTAATTACACTTATCAAGTATCAAGAACTAATTTAATACAAACAGATTATATGGTTATCAAAACAGATCATATCGGTTAGGATGAAACTTTGTGATATTGTAGTACATGTCATGACTATGGGTAAAGTCGGGTAGGTACACTTTTTACCACCTTGCAAATCCAACTTCGACACCTCCTATTGTATGATTTAGAATTAATTATTGTATgcatttaaagtattattgtaaGTATATGACTTACAAAAAAGAAAGTCAATTTATGTAGCTGAAAACATACAATTGACATGTTTAAAATTTGAATAAATACAAAAGGAGGTTTTTGAAGTTAGATACATAAGATGGTAGGCATTGAACAGATTAGTACATTCCTAAATTATAAACCCCAATTTCTAACATATAACTAGTATCCCAAAATGCGAAAGACGTTTATAAAATATTTTCTTTCAACAGTAAACTACTCCGTAACTTATTAGGATGTTTTATGATTGTTTTACACTTTGTGTGACCTTCGACCCAGTCTACTATTTTTTAGAGCCATCTTCTTTTTAGAATTTACTGGTTTGAATTTTATTAATATATGAGCAAAAATCAACATCTCTATTGTATGTAATTGATAAACATGTTTGTGCTATGAAATGAAAGTATAGATAGCACAAAGTTACATGTTATCATCATAGTTGCAGCAACAATAGCAAGTTGCAGCAATGATAACATGATGTAATGCAATGAAGTATCATTAAACATTTAAACACATCTCAAGATACATCATACAATCTCAAATTTCAGTGCGCGAAAAGCCCATTATTCGCAGAATAGCAACTGAATAAAGAATTAGCGAGCTAGATATGATTATACAAAGCTTATACGACAACAAAGTTATATGCAGAGCAATGATATAAAGATGCAAAAATCAAAACTATAAATATACTAAGGAGTACCTCTTCTTCTTGTTCAAGTGGTGGGACCCATTTACCATAAACCCATTCCCTGTGAACTCGGAGCTCCGACTGCCCGAATTCCAGCTGTTCTCTCGTCGCCCGGAAAAAAACCGAATACCGGTCACCGGGTAAAACTCCGGTCACAACACCTTCCCACCATCCATCACTATAATACGCATCAACTTCTTCACTAAACTTAAACTCCCTGTCACGCTTTTCACGTGGTGGGACCGGGCGTAACTGAACAACATCTAGGGTTTCACGAAGAGGTTTTGTACCGGATTCATCAGCCATTAGGGTTTTGTACTCGACTATTATCAAGTGTTTGTTGTTTTTGTTGGTGTTTTTGGGTTTAATTACGGTACCGGCGTACCATGCGCCACGAAATCCGTTGTCGTTGCTGCTGATTTCGACTTCTGTTCCGTCTGTGAAGTGTGTGGAATCGATGTGGGTTGACATTTTTGATTTTAGGGTTTTCTTTCGTGTTTGGATTTGGGGATTTTGATTACTGTCCAGCGAGATACGGTTTAGTGGCAAGAGAATATTTGTGAATTATTTTGGGTCTGGAGGGGAACTGTGTCATTTGGCTACTGCATAATATATTTGTTTTTGTTATAAATCTATACATTTACTAGTCTATTCTTAGCAACAATGCTTCTTACTAATAAATATGAACAAAGAATAAAGAAGAGGAATAGAAAATAATTTCTATTATGAAAGTATCGACGCATCATATCCTTACATTTCAATTGGTATTTATAATACTAAACTTTACTGTATAAAATCtactcacaagatttcatatttgtcTTTTACTTGGTGGATTGATAAATATGTAGAATAAATTGTTGGCCATATAATCATAACTTTTATGAtatcacaacactcccccttggatgacaattttgttTCGTTAGAGAACAActtgtactgcctcgttaaaaaccttgctaaagaaaacccagtggaaaaaactttagctaaggaaaaaagagtgcagcataaaatTGACTGCCCCTCAAGTAGGCATCGCCTCAGctattacatcttttgaacatgcctcatgccgaTATTGTGAATGTGTTTTCTGAAAAGAgcagttgggagtgctttggtAAAAGATGAACAGAGTTGTTACTGGAttaaacatatctcatttcaatttgATTGTCATTAAtgtgatcttgagtatatgagcaGAATCTAAGGTTTTCATTTGAAACTTTATCATCTAAATCATTTATGTATAGTTTAGCCCccatgatttgtctacagtctccttcatagtttactcaaaccattgtttcaattcctattctctTTCAgtccttttctgagccttaccaacataccattctttttcatcaaacttatgaccgttaagaccgtctatggctttagtgcctcgtcagcatttatgttttgttctgtcacttttgatactcttctttcgtttgtactatgcaagctgcattatcttcataataGTTGTTGGCCTTTTATAGCATTCTAgtctaggggtgttcatcggttcggttttcggtttgttcggtttattcggttcggtgtattcggttttgaaatttttttaggcaaaaccgaaaaccgaaccgaaaaccgaattcaaagttaaaaccgaaccaaaccgaaaaccgaattcaaattcggattcggttcggttttcggttaaaaccgaatattatgaaaaaactgagaacgttggtagtttaattgtggcgttactgatgtcttagttatttatattctaaaacaatgacgtattattaaattatcaagaattcgatgatttattaatatttatagcttaattatgacgtttactgcttctgttattgagaaaaagaacataataatttaagtaacataattataatgtgagctgcCAAATCTTCATATAggtgagaatatattttattgattggatcccaaattataatgacactaaaacataaatatacaaattaaatatataaaaattttgaattcggttttgaaatcggttttcggttaaaccgaattcagaatttttaaaaccgaaaaccgaaccgaaaaccgtattcaaattcggtttcggtttaacgcgatccgaaaaccgtttatcaaattcggtttggtttttttccggtttggtttcggtttggttttcgggttccacggtttcaaaccaaatactgaccacccctattctagtccacaagaatcaataatgatttgtgtcattgatctcaaccaaacacattttcgagtagttacATGTAATgaaatcacttcgtcatgatttgatgatgttgcaacaagtgtttgttttaagaacgccatgattttgtggtaccaccatttaggaatacatatccagtttgagatttatctttatgaggattagatatatgacctgcatatacataatcaaccaaatcttgttttgaatcgttagaataaaataattttaaatcagcagttcctcaagggtatcaaaatatgtacttgatcccatttcaatgtccttttgtaggggctgagctgaaccttgtcaacaaattaactgcaaaagaaatttcaggtcttgtacaatttgtaagatacataagagctccaattgcactaagatatggcacttctggtcccagaatatcttcatgatcttcacagggacgaaatgaaccagtgtcaacattaagtgatctaacaaccataggagtacttaatggttttgccttgtccatattgaaacgttttaaaatcttttctgtataatttgtttgatgtacaagtaaaccattaggcatatgttcaatttgcaaaccaaggcaatacttggttttttcgagatctttcatttcaaattctttctttagaatggcttcatggatctctttatttgtacctatgatgttaagatcatcgacataaacagctatgatcacatatccggatattgttttcttaatgaatacacatgggcaaataaaattatttgtataccctttgcttatcaagtaatcacttaatcatttataccacatgcgacccgattgtttcaacccatataaagacattTGTattttgattgagtacatttctttgggttttgtgttggatgcttctgataccttaaatccttcaggtatcttcatatatatatatatatatatatatatatatatatatatatatatatatatatatatatatatatatatatatatatatatatatatatatatatatatatatatatcactatcaagtgatccatatagataagtagtcacaacatccatgagatgcatttctaaatttttagaaactgccaggctgattaaatatctaaaagtaattgcatccataacaggagaataagttttctcataatcaattcctggtctttgagaaaaaccttaagctacaagtctagctttataccttgcaacttcatttttctcatttctttttcgcacaaaaatccatctatatcctacaggtttcacatctttaggtgtgagaacgatatatccgaaaacttttcttttattgagcgattcaaattcagctcgtattgctcctttccaatgatcccaatcatgtctattttgacattccatgacagattttggttctggatcatcatcatcattcatgatgtcatatgcaacattatatgaaaatatctcatcaagatttttcatttcatttcggttccataatatttttgaatgtgcataattgattgaaaattctgtatttacatcatcaatctcctctgtagAAGGAGTAttaatttgtggttcttcttgaacactttcttttacctcattatcagctgattttctttttcgagaatttttatctttggaaccaattgctctcccacgtttctggtgtggcaaagactcaagagtgacattattgccagcttttgaaatttcaattcgagctggagcatttgctgctggtatatatgatttagtcactctttttgtatctgtaaatgcatcaggcaatttattcgcaagttcttgcatatgtattattttttgaacttcgatctcgcattcttttgtgcgaggatcaagatagattaattgaggttcacaccatgaaacatcattttctttattttgtatttctctccctaatctaggggacaatgtttcattaaagtgacaatcagcaaaacgtgctgtaaaaacataacccgtcatgggttcaatatatcttatgattgaagatgtttcatatccgacatatattcccatccttctttgaggacccattttagtgcgttgtggtggtacgataggaacataaaccgtacaaccaaatgttctaaggtgggaaatatttggttgatggccaaaagcaagttgcaagggagaatatgtatgacttgcacttggtctaatgcgaattaatgatgcaacatataaaattgcatgaccccatacacatactgggagttttgttctcattattaatagtctagctattaactgcaatcgtttaattagtgattcggctaaactattttgtgtatgcacatgagcaacaggatgttcaacaacaatcccaatagacatgcaaaaatcattaaatgattgagatgtaaactcaccagcattattcagtctcacccttttaataatataatcagggaaatgtgctctcaatttaataatttgagcaagaaattttacaaatgccatgtttcgacttgataatagacaaacatgagatcatctactagatgcgtctattaggaccatgaaatatctaaatggtccacatggtggatgaattggtccacatatatcaccttaaattctttcaagaaacattggtgattctttctcaatattcttttcattaatcaccatatgtacttttcattaatcaccatatgagctttttcattaatcaccatatgcgcttttcatcatatatccttttcactatatgtgctttcactcatatacgctgcgcttttcatcatatgcacttttcatcatatgcgcttttcatcatatgcgcttttcatcatatgcgctgcgcttttaatcatatgcgctgcgcttttcatcatatgcgcttcttatcatatgcgcttttaatcatatgcgatgagcttttcatcatatgctctttttatcatatgcgcttttaatcatatgcgctgcactttcatcatatgcgcttttcggtgctacataggtatttctcatttccgattatcattgactgataatcatatccattatgatatatatcagagaaacttaacaaatttctctttgatttgggagaaaacaaagcgttgtttatcagaaaattcgtaccatttggtaatatgaatttttgccttttccgttccttatatcaagtttccaagacctgatatagtatttataattccttcatttgatttaaatcaatgaaatatttcttagatttgatcatagtgtgtatgttacctgTATCTGCAATACAtatgtctttaccatttaattgatgttgtatttcagcaggattcatactaaaacttcaaataagataagcaaataatgagttatatttcagcaagataatcaaattatattacctgcaaacaagttacaatctgaagtacataaaagataacacttaataaacatatgcgttatggtctaaaaccatttatttatgagtaatACATaataagctaggcatcttagaaaattcaaaccattcaagtctcaaggtagctcagggtttatttaatcaagatttttcaacagattcactctcgttttcttttcttttgggacttatttgtagagataaacaagatgttcatgtattcaagaaatactagactgatgatccacgttaccagatcattaatcagaatctccgggattcttataagagcgtctactaacatcttcaattttattctttcatgaatcaccgttatttcttgataattaatatcgtatctatctttgagtattttccataatacacttggatcttcgatcatataatatgtagattctaaggactcgtcaatatgtttgctaagaaaaatactagctattgctttctcttgttcagaacaattgttattttcattcagggtttctaaaataccgattgattcgatatgtttttctacattcataacccatggtgtaacgacccggctttttcgacttgcttttgtgctttgtgttttcgcgaaactgcgtatttgtgcgtactgagctatattatactctgggaactccctacatgttgatttctttcatttatatgttaaaacgtgcatttaagtacgtaggttacttaacttgaaccccggaagcttttatgaccgttagtgtcacttgacgtttttaacgaactgcgtactgtgtacacgtttaacttttgtcgtaatcggaatattatgactacgaaatcttaattattattttataataataattatttgggtttatggatgcttaattacgcgtagtaatttacttatgctttctAATTAGTCTTGTTGGAATTTCTACCTTATTGggtcttagcccaccctacactagttagtggactaattaattagcccaattaataatagctagtgacccattaatatgtaagacaaatgcccatttattagagggaacatgctagtatttatgtcaagtattatccttaatgttgcatgggatcctaacataagcaccaactttagacaaccattaaccaaaaagtaaaaaagttgtcccccttgtcccccaccaTATCCAACGTCCACCATCACCctcccacctcctcaccacctataaatacaagccttattccatccattttacacttgctttcatttgtaatttacacacactcactctctaattctttctctagttctttctctctctaaaaagtgtaagtattgatttttcttcttcttcttcctctctctcacaca
The window above is part of the Rutidosis leptorrhynchoides isolate AG116_Rl617_1_P2 chromosome 1, CSIRO_AGI_Rlap_v1, whole genome shotgun sequence genome. Proteins encoded here:
- the LOC139860781 gene encoding protein AGENET DOMAIN (AGD)-CONTAINING P1, which codes for MSTHIDSTHFTDGTEVEISSNDNGFRGAWYAGTVIKPKNTNKNNKHLIIVEYKTLMADESGTKPLRETLDVVQLRPVPPREKRDREFKFSEEVDAYYSDGWWEGVVTGVLPGDRYSVFFRATREQLEFGQSELRVHREWVYGKWVPPLEQEEEPSNCMESKVGNNEKIQKGASVEVCSDEDGFQGAWFAATVIEELSFGKFKIEYKSLRNDDDTAFMTEEVDTAHIRPCPPNETVAHFRLYEEVDALHNDGWWVGVISKVLSKQRYEVFFRATDEEIVFKQSDLRRHLEWINGKWVSSESVCNSMNRKTK